In Humulus lupulus chromosome 6, drHumLupu1.1, whole genome shotgun sequence, a single genomic region encodes these proteins:
- the LOC133783221 gene encoding cytochrome P450 71D11-like, producing the protein MDLQLPSIPILFSFVFVFMVVIIVLKRGQTKNSVSKLPPGPWRLPLVGNTHQLFGSLPHLKLRDLSKQHGPLMFLKIGQVPILIVSSSEYAKEVMRTHDVVFASRPRTLAAQIIAYNCTNIIFAPYGECWRQLRKICTQELLSPARVQTFQPVREEELFNLVEGITSKVGSAINLTEMVKKSSYGITSRAAFGKKSRDHDEFISIMEETIKAAGGFEFAEMFPSLSFLDWTSRPKFESIKLRSSRILENIIQEHIKENEISAEKGGRHEDLVDVLLKFHNNGDLGFTITRDNIKGVILDIFLAGSETSALSVDWAMVEMMRNPRVMRKAQDEVREVFGRKGSVDETSIDEMKYLKSVVKETLRLHPPAPLLLPRESREKCDINGYEIPMKTRVMVNVWAIGRDPKYWIEPENFLPERFFDSAIDFKGNNFEYIPFGAGRRICPGMSFGLINVELPLAYLLYHFDWKLPNGMKHENLDMTELFGITMRRKDDLYLIPTIYDQSSIAKNHI; encoded by the exons ATGGATCTCCAACTACCTTCTATCCCAATCCTCTTCTCCTTCGTTTTTGTGTTTATGGTAGTGATTATAGTTTTGAAAAGAGGTCAAACAAAGAACTCAGTTTCAAAGCTACCCCCAGGACCATGGAGACTACCATTAGTGGGAAATACGCACCAGCTTTTCGGCTCTTTACCCCATCTTAAACTCAGAGACTTATCCAAGCAACATGGGCCACTCATGTTCCTCAAAATTGGACAAGTTCCAATTCTAATAGTTTCATCATCAGAGTATGCTAAAGAGGTCATGAGAACCCATGATGTTGTTTTTGCATCTAGACCCCGAACTCTTGCTGCACAGATCATTGCATATAATTGTACGAATATTATATTTGCTCCATATGGTGAGTGTTGGAGACAGCTCAGAAAGATTTGTACGCAGGAGCTTCTAAGCCCAGCAAGAGTTCAAACTTTTCAACCCGTTAGAGAAGAAGAGCTGTTTAATCTTGTAGAAGGGATAACTTCAAAAGTTGGGTCAGCTATCAATCTTACTGAAATGGTTAAAAAATCATCTTATGGCATCACATCTCGGGCTGCCTTTGGCAAGAAAAGTAGAGACCATGATGAGTTTATATCGATTATGGAGGAAACTATCAAGGCAGCTGGAGGGTTTGAGTTTGCAGAGATGTTTCCTTCTTTGAGTTTTCTTGATTGGACAAGTCGTCCTAAGTTCGAGAGCATCAAACTAAGGTCTTCAAGGATATTGGAAAATATCATCCAGGAGCACATAAAAGAGAATGAAATTTCAGCAGAGAAAGGTGGAAGACATGAAGACTTGGTTGATGTTCTTCTGAAGTTTCATAACAATGGAGATCTTGGGTTCACCATAACAAGGGACAATATTAAAGGAGTAATCCTT GACATCTTTTTGGCTGGAAGTGAAACATCGGCTTTATCTGTGGATTGGGCTATGGTAGAAATGATGAGAAATCCTAGAGTGATGAGAAAGGCTCAAGATGAGGTGAGAGAAGTCTTTGGCAGAAAAGGGTCAGTGGATGAAACATCAATTGATGAGATGAAATATTTAAAATCAGTTGTTAAAGAAACTCTAAGGTTGCATCCTCCAGCTCCTTTGTTACTTCCAAGGGAAAGTAGAGAAAAATGTGACATAAATGGTTATGAGATACCTATGAAAACCAGAGTAATGGTAAATGTTTGGGCAATTGGAAGAGATCCCAAGTATTGGATTGAACCTGAGAATTTTCTGCCAGAGAGGTTTTTTGACAGTGCTAttgacttcaagggcaataattttGAGTACATTCCATTTGGTGCTGGAAGGAGAATATGTCCAGGGATGTCATTTGGCCTCATCAATGTTGAGCTTCCTCTAGCATATTTGCTATACCACTTTGATTGGAAACTCCCCAATGGAATGAAACATGAAAATTTGGATATGACAGAGTTATTTGGTATTACAATGAGAAGAAAAGATGACTTGTACTTGATTCCTACTATTTATGATCAGTCTTCTATAGCAAAAAATCATATATGA